In Musa acuminata AAA Group cultivar baxijiao chromosome BXJ2-3, Cavendish_Baxijiao_AAA, whole genome shotgun sequence, the following proteins share a genomic window:
- the LOC103973871 gene encoding protein RRC1, which translates to MGSSQKKIPFHRHREAEEARKKREEDEAARVYAEFVESFKGDNTPGSKTFVRGGVIDPNEKLKAGPEGGKSKDGVSVPKKGSRYVPSFLPPPSQGRELEKKDEEKPREKEKGKTRHIDKFLEELKFEQELREKRNQEREGRHIDNSAPLSRFDELPDDFDPSGKFPGSFDDGDPQTTNLYVGNLSPKVDENFLLRTFGRFGPIASVKIMWPRTEEERRRQRNCGFVAFMNRADGQAAKDEMQGVVVYEYELKIGWGKSVALPAQALPAPPPGHMAIRNKEGNTVIISGPDGAPVTTTQSSELVLTPNIPDIVVAPPEDDHLRHVIDTMALYVLDGGCAFEQAVMERGRGNSLFDFLFDLRSKEHTYYVWRLYSFAQGDTLQRWRTEPFIMITGSGRWIPPPLPVNRSPEHDKESTSTFAAGRSKRVDLERALTDPQRDEFEDMLRALTLERSQIREAMGFALDNADAAGEVVEVLTESLTLKETPVPTKVARLMLVSDILHNSSAPVKNASAYRTKFEATLPDIMESFNDLYRSITGRITAEALKERVLKVLQVWADWFLFSDAYLNGLRATFLRSGNSGVLPFHSICGDAPEIENKTSYEETYEGGKVNQDAALAVGKGAAMKELLGLPMAELERRCRHNGLSLCGGKEMMVARLLNLDEAERERGYDREDDMKYGQNQLYRYTKDDSSWNVSNAGLRETNVETEKSPPALNQFGRGATSWHDKGSISLETVVAPNKKEKSDPVLVSKWNREDDGSDDEDKSSQGLGLSYSSGSENAGDLGKTGAEVNMDPNVHTHPDTSINEEKRQKLRRLEVAVVEYRESLEERGLRNAEEIDKKVAVYRRQLESDFGLSDTTDDIGSKKSSSERRSSERREKRDDVRDATRKRRRSRSHSHSPERKPSERARERHRDRDRSHEIEIGREGSREKSGSRERDDHHNRDKTRDREKDRRRNEK; encoded by the exons ATGGGCTCGTCCCAGAAGAAGATACCTTTCCACAGGCACAGGGAAGCTGAAGAGGCGAGAAAGAAG AGAGAAGAGGATGAAGCTGCTCGTGTTTATGCTGAATTTGTGGAGTCCTTTAAGGGCGATAATACTCCTGGTTCGAAGACGTTTGTCAGGGGAGGGGTCATTGATCCAAATGAGAAGCTTAAGGCCGGCCCAGAAG GTGGAAAGTCCAAAGATGGGGTATCTGTTCCAAAGAAGGGAAGTAG GTATGTGCCATCTTTTCTGCCACCACCATCTCAAGGAAGGGAATTGGAGAAAAAG GATGAGGAGAAACCTAGGGAGAAGGAAAAGGGAAAAACACGCCATATTGATAAATTCTTGGAGGAGCTGAAGTTTGAGCAAGAATTGAGGGAGAAGCGAAATCAAGAACGTGAAGGGCGGCATATTGATAATTCTGCT CCGCTTAGCCGTTTTGATGAGCTACCGGATGATTTTGATCCCAGTGGTAAGTTTCCAGGGTCATTTGATGATGGAGATCCTCAAACCACAAATTTGTATGTTGGAAATCTCTCCCCTAAG GTGGATGAAAATTTCCTTTTAAGGACTTTTGGGAGGTTTGGACCCATTGCCAGTGTGAAAATTATGTGGCCACGAACGGAAGAGGAACGGAGGCGGCAAAGAAATTGTGGCTTTGTTGCTTTCATGAACAGAGCTGACGGACAAGCTGCTAAGGATGAAATGCAAG GTGTAGTTGTTTATGAATATGAGTTGAAAATTGGCTGGGGTAAATCGGTAGCTCTTCCTGCACAGGCACTGCCTGCTCCACCACCTGGTCACATGGCTATCAGAAATAAGGAG GGCAATACTGTCATAATATCTGGACCCGATGGAGCACCAGTAACAACAACTCAAAGCTCCGAGTTG GTGCTTACTCCAAATATTCCAGACATCGTGGTTGCTCCTCCAGAGGATGATCACCTTCGGCATGTGATTGACACAATGGCATTGTATGTTCTTGATGGTGGATGTGCTTTCGAACAAGCTGTCATGGAGCGAGGTCGTGGAAATTCACTTTTTGACTTCCTATTTGATCTTCGATCGAAGGAACACACATACTACGTCTGGAGACTCTATTCCTTTGCACAG GGTGACACCCTTCAACGATGGCGGACAGAGCCTTTCATTATGATTACTGGTAGTGGAAG ATGGATTCCTCCTCCTCTGCCGGTCAATCGAAGTCCTGAACATGATAAAGAATCTACTTCAACATTCGCAGCTGGTAGAAGCAAG CGGGTTGATTTGGAGCGTGCATTGACAGATCCCCAACGAGATGAGTTTGAAGATATGTTACGGGCCTTGACGTTGGAGAGAAGCCAGATCAGAGAAGCTATGGGATTTGCCTTAGATAATGCTGATGCTGCTGGAGAG GTAGTTGAGGTCCTTACAGAATCATTGACTCTAAAGGAAACACCTGTaccaacaaaagttgcaaggctTATGCTGGTATCTGACATCCTCCACAATAGTAGTGCTCCAGTCAAGAATGCTTCTGCATACCGCACTAAGTTTGAAGCCACCCTTCCTGACATAATGGAGAGCTTTAATGATCTCTATCGCAGCATTACGGGAAGGATCACTGCTGAAGCACTAAAG GAACGAGTTCTGAAGGTTCTTCAAGTATGGGCCGATTGGTTTCTCTTTTCGGATGCATATTTGAATGGGTTGCGAGCAACTTTTCTTCGGTCAGGGAACTCAGGTGTTTTGCCCTTCCATTCCATATGTGGTGATGCGCCAGAAATTGAAAATAAAACAAGTTATGAAGAAACTTATGAAGGAGGTAAGGTTAACCAGGATGCTGCACTGGCAGTGGGAAAGGGAGCAGCCATGAAAGAGCTATTAGGGCTTCCTATGGCTGAGCTTGAGAGGCGCTGCAGACATAATGGTTTATCTCTCTGTGGAGGTAAAGAGATGATGGTTGCCAGACTGCTGAATTTAGACGaagcagaaagagagagaggttaCGATCGAGAGGACGATATGAAGTATGGGCAAAACCAGTTATACAGATACACAAAAGATGATAGCAGTTGGAATGTTAGTAATGCTGGGCTAAGAGAAACTAATGTTGAGACAGAAAAAAGCCCCCCTGCACTTAATCAGTTTGGTAGAGGAGCAACTTCATGGCATGATAAGGGCTCTATTTCACTAGAGACAGTAGTGGCTCcgaacaagaaagaaaaatctgATCCTGTTTTAGTTTCCAAGTGGAATCGAGAGGATGATGGTAGTGATGATGAAGATAAAAGTTCTCAGGGTTTGGGTTTGAGTTATTCATCTGGAAGCGAAAATGCTGGGGATCTTGGGAAGACCGGTGCTGAAGTGAACATGGATCCTAATGTTCATACTCATCCTGACACTTCTATTAATGAAGAGAAGAG ACAGAAGCTAAGACGTCTGGAAGTTGCAGTAGTAGAGTACCGTGAATCGCTTGAGGAACGGGGCCTCCGAAATGCCGAGGAAATAGACAAGAAGGTAGCAGTTTATCGAAGACAGCTTGAATCTGATTTTGGTTTGTCAGATACTACAGATGATATAGGGAGCAAGAAAAGTTCATCTG AAAGGAGATCTTCTGAAAGGAGGGAGAAGCGGGATGATGTCCGTGATGCAACCAGGAAGCGACGTCGCAGCCGGAGTCATAGCCACAGTCCTGAGAGGAAGCCATCAGAAAGGGCTCGAGAAAGACACCGTGATAGAGACAGGTCGCATGAGATTGAGATTGGGAGAGAAGGTTCACGTGAGAAGAGCGGGAGCAGAGAGAGGGATGATCATCACAACCGCGATAAGACTAGGGACAGGGAGAAAGATAGGAGGAGAAATGAGAAGTGA
- the LOC135607372 gene encoding uncharacterized protein LOC135607372 produces the protein MEKGKGLARRWAVEFAENSYSSSPVDVPDPMGFSRSSSDPDDASASRQKKEAEAAWKAQKAWEVAQAPVKNLLMMGFMMWMAGSTVHLFSIGITFSALWQPISALQGVGKVFEPYKDPRVDTLAPKLLFIALNLAGLVLGIWKLNTLGLLPTHASDWVSSLPPASEVEYAGGGLPVH, from the exons ATGGAGAAGGGGAAGGGATTAGCGCGGAGATGGGCTGTGGAATTCGCCGAGAATTCGTATTCTTCCTCGCCAGTGGACGTTCCAGATCCAATGGGTTTCAGCCGATCTTCTTCTGATCCC GATGACGCCAGTGCCAGCCGGCAGAAGAAGGAGGCCGAAGCGGCTTGGAAGGCGCAG AAAGCTTGGGAAGTTGCTCAAGCACCTGTTAAAAACTTGTTGATGATGGGTTTTATGATGTGGATGGCTGGAAGTACAGTTCATTTGTTCAGTATCGGCATTACATTTTCAGCGCTTTGGCAGCCAATAAGCGCTCTTCAAGGTGTTGGAAAAG TTTTTGAACCCTACAAGGACCCAAGGGTAGATACCCTTGCACCCAAATTGCTTTTCATTGCTCTTAACTTGGCTGGGCTGGTCCTAGGCATCTGGAAG CTCAACACATTGGGTCTTCTCCCAACACATGCATCAGATTGGGTCTCTTCTTTACCTCCTGCATCG GAAGTGGAATACGCCGGTGGGGGCCTTCCAGTCCACTGA
- the LOC135607371 gene encoding autophagy-related protein 11-like, translating to MSCGSAVTSTTNEGFVLGRKLLVHVAENGHSLEFECDGATPVEAIQRSIEALCGVAMADQLLLCRNTSLDAQQCLSYYKLPQDDREVFLYNKARLHADSPRPHPEAIDAPKLALPPPPSRTQDSHPLDNAPDPALKALVSYERQFRYHFQLANVVYTCAQAKLEICKRLLREQQVQGRALETARGNLEHTYRKLHQRYTEFVKCFSQQHRNHSELLGNFERDLERLRSLKLHPRLQSGNRKCLFDLVKEDDLRKWVDVCFNSHRQFELKVSQLKTNFGELKRKLDSLLSSMNSAGWGELEHAIKNHLKVLNDQKSVMQSLSKDVDTAKKLVDDSGLPLSETLRPHDAVSALGRIYDVHEKSHLPNVQNCDHVMSKLLDKCKVKKNDMNLLVHLSMQKVKSVQFGIRDMMNELHAFQEVMGHQDKEFENLKFVNGVGQAYRACLAEIVRRRSSLKLYMGLAGQMAERLATERESEIRRRELFFKTWSKYIPNDILAAMGLFDSPSQCDVNITPFDTNLLEIDVIDVDRYAPQSSIGLVSKTEKDVAENDYLATCSGSNMIKSEESSVHNGEKVEFLEGCESVDIAGTSKMEVENALLKADLASAIAMLCAIDVATRYDPVDEGTKDDMLKNVKERTAEALREKDEFANRLRYMLNVKQEECLSYVKRIKELEQRLSDKYSQGQNLVSVKDVSDSGISALKNDGYKLESFGEGESRIPYTSMMPMDELSSTSGLVDSKIEHVTGPSKPGEGGDESMTDLSGTLNMRSVDSTHNSMDASMLEQPRDESQVGPLVSEVKMMTAQMTMEKDSSGVNTEIPVKMLPCETADEPVLESKDLVQDLQNALAEKSNQCTDMENKLKATVEEVNSLKKELEISRNLLDESQMNCVHLENCLHEAREDAHTNLCAADRRASEYNALRLKAVKMHSLFERFRSCVTSGAAVSFADSFRSLALSLASSLSEDEDDFTRDFQACIKVLADRVNFLSRHRSDLSDRCSKAEVAQVNLVRELEEKNELLKSLYNKHQLEKQASKEKITFGRFEVHELAAFVLNPAGHYEAINRSCPNYYLSEESVALFKEQHSGRPAYIIGQIVHIERRIVRPPVSVRTQQGDQVEASTGETTNNRRSIAQGAALNPYNLPIGCEYFIVTIAMLPNTVHSTS from the exons ATGAGTTGCGGGTCGGCCGTCACCTCCACCACCAACGAGGGGTTCGTCCTCGGGCGGAAGCTCCTGGTCCACGTCGCCGAGAACGGGCACAGCTTGGAGTTCGAGTGCGACGGCGCCACCCCCGTCGAGGCCATCCAGCGCTCGATCGAGGCCCTCTGTGGCGTCGCCATGGCCGACCAGCTCCTCCTCTGCCGCAACACCTCGCTGGACGCGCAGCAGTGCTTGTCATACTACAAGCTTCCGCAGGACGATCGCGAGGTCTTCCTATACAACAAGGCCCGACTCCACGCTGACTCCCCACGGCCACACCCCGAAGCCATTGACGCCCCGAAACTCGCCCTCCCTCCTCCGCCTTCCCGGACCCAGGATTCGCACCCTTTGGACAATGCCCCGGACCCGGCCCTCAAGGCATTGGTCTCTTACGAGCGCCAGTTCCGATACCATTTCCAGCTCGCAAATGTTGTGTATACATGCGCTCAGGCAAAGTTGGAGATCTGCAAGAGGTTGCTGAGGGAGCAACAGGTGCAGGGGAGGGCATTGGAGACGGCTCGAGGCAATCTGGAACACACGTACAGGAAGCTACACCAGAGGTACACGGAATTCGTCAAGTGCTTTTCCCAGCAGCACAGGAACCATTCCGAACTCCTGGGTAATTTTGAGAGGGACTTGGAGAGGCTGCGGTCCTTGAAACTCCATCCGAGACTGCAGTCTGGGAACCGCAAGTGCTTGTTTGATCTCGTGAAGGAGGATGACCTGAGAAAGTGGGTTGATGTCTGCTTCAATTCCCACCGGCAGTTTGAACTTAAAGTTTCGCAGCTGAAGACAAACTTTGGGGAACTCAAGAGAAAATTGGATAGTCTACTCTCATCCATGAACTCAGCTGGTTGGGGAGAATTGGAACATGCAATTAAAAATCATCTGAAGGTTCTTAATGACCAGAAGAGTGTCATGCAGTCATTGAG TAAGGATGTCgacactgcaaagaaacttgtggaTGATTCAGGTCTCCCACTGTCTGAAACACTTCGTCCTCATGATGCAGTTTCTGCCCTTGGCCGAATATATGATGTTCATGAAAAAAGTCATCTTCCAAATGTGCAGAATTGTGATCATGTTATGTCAAAGTTACTTGATAAATGCAAGGTTAAGAAAAATGATATGAATTTGTTGGTTCATCTCAGTATGCAAAAGGTCAAATCTGTTCAGTTTGGCATCAGAGACATGATGAATGAACTTCATGCATTTCAAGAGGTAATGGGACATCAGGACAAAGagtttgaaaatttaaaatttgtcAATGGTGTGGGACAGGCATATAGAGCTTGCCTTGCTGAAATTGTAAGAAGGAGATCttctttgaagttatacatgggcctagctggacaAATGGCCGAAAGGCTTGCAACAGAGAGAGAATCGGAGATCAGAAGACGAGAGTTGTTCTTCAAAACATGGAGTAAATacattccaaatgatatattagCAGCTATGGGATTGTTTGATTCACCCAGTCAATGTGATGTCAATATAACTCCTTTTGATACAAACTTGTTGGAAATTGATGTGATTGATGTTGATCGTTATGCACCACAGTCATCGATAGGCTTGGTCTCTAAGACTGAGAAGGATGTAGCGGAAAATGATTACTTGGCCACGTGTAGCGGTAGCAATATGATTAAATCTGAAGAAAGTTCTGTTCATAATGGTGAGAAGGTGGAGTTTTTGGAGGGTTGCGAATCAGTGGATATCGCTGGAACCAGCAAAATGGAAGTTGAGAATGCACTATTAAAAGCTGACCTTGCTTCGGCGATTGCTATGCTCTGTGCAATTGATGTTGCAACTCGATATGACCCCGTAGATGAAGGCACAAAGGATGATATGTTGAAAAATGTGAAGGAGAGGACAGCTGAAGCTCTTCGTGAAAAAGATGAGTTTGCCAATCGCCTTCGCTATATGTTAAATGTGAAGCAGGAGGAATGCCTGTCTTATGTGAAACGAATTAAAGAGCTCGAGCAGAGATTATCAGATAAGTATTCCCAAGGGCAGAATCTTGTGTCTGTTAAAGATGTCTCTGATTCTGGCATTTCAGCTTTAAAGAATGATGGCTATAAGTTGGAGAGTTTTGGAGAGGGGGAAAGTCGGATACCTTACACGTCAATGATGCCTATGGATGAGTTATCTAGTACATCTGGATTGGTGGATTCCAAGATAGAGCATGTGACTGGACCAAGTAAACCAGGAGAAGGTGGAGATGAGAGTATGACTGATCTTTCGGGCACACTGAATATGCGTTCTGTTGACTCCACACATAATTCTATGGATGCGTCAATGCTAGAGCAGCCTCGGGATGAAAGTCAGGTTGGTCCTCTTGTCAGTGAAGTGAAAATGATGACAGCCCAGATGACCATGGAAAAAGATTCATCTGGTGTCAACACTGAGATTCCTGTGAAAATGTTACCTTGTGAAACTGCTGATGAGCCAGTTTTGGAGTCAAAAGACCTTGTACAAGACCTGCAAAATGCCCTTGCAGAGAAGTCAAATCAGTGCACTGATATGGAAAACAAGCTCAAAGCCACTGTGGAGGAGGTAAACTCACTTAAGAAAGAACTGGAGATCAGCCGAAATCTTCTTGATGAATCTCAG ATGAACTGTGTGCACTTGGAGAATTGCCTACATGAAGCAAGAGAAGATGCCCATACTAATCTATGTGCTGCTGATAGAAGGGCCTCGGAATATAATGccttgcgtttaaaagcagtgaAGATGCACAGTTTATTTGAACGGTTTCGCAGTTGTGTTACATCTGGTGCTGCAGTTAGTTTTGCAGACTCATTCCGATCTTTGGCTCTGTCGCTTGCCAG TTCTCTCAGTGAGGATGAAGATGACTTTACCAGGGATTTCCAAGCATGTATAAAAGTCCTTGCAGACAGGGTAAATTTTTTGTCCCGTCATCGTTCTGATCTCTCGGATCGCTGTTCCAAGGCTGAAGTTGCACAAGTAAACCTTGTGAgagagctggaagagaagaatgaGCTACTTAAAAGCTTATACAATAAACATCAGTTAGAGAAACAG GCAAGCAAGGAGAAAATCACTTTTGGTCGCTTTGAAGTTCACGAGCTCGCAGCGTTTGTTCTGAACCCTGCCGGACACTACGAAGCAATCAATCGGAGCTGTCCGAACTACTACCTCTCTGAAGAATCGGTTGCACTGTTCAAAGAACAACATTCTGGGCGACCAGCATACATAATCGGGCAGATCGTGCATATCGAGCGGCGGATTGTGCGGCCACCAGTATCCGTCAGGACTCAGCAAGGAGATCAAGTCGAAGCTTCGACCGGCGAAACTACCAACAACCGACGATCTATAGCACAAGGGGCTGCCTTGAACCCATACAATCTTCCCATCGGCTGTGAATACTTTATAGTGACAATCGCGATGCTACCTAACACCGTTCATTCTACTTCCTGA